AGGACTAGACCTTCACCCAGTTGCCCATATAATTTGGTGTTCCCCATGGCTGCTAGTAACAGAACTCTTAAAAGGATAAATGGTCACTTTCAGCCTATTGTCCAGCTTGACCCTGAGTTTCAGCAATGGGGCAGGATAGAAAAGGAGGAGCCCAGTCCTTTAAGCAAATAGAGCAGGTTTGGCGTGTTTCCCCCACAGTGAGACAGAGAGAGCAGCATGCAAGGTGGTTACATGGAAGCTCAGGAGGGTCAGCCCTTGCCAGTGACCATCTGAGAATGGTGCGCCAGAGAGTTTTACGCTCAGTAGAGGAAGGCTGGGATACAGACCCAGTTCAATGCACAACCAGTTGCTTAGGATGCCAAACAGGCAGGGGGGATCGGTATGATGTGGGAGAAGGCAAGTGGTGTAGCCTTACCTTGCTCACAGCCTCTCATAAGGCCAAGGTGATCTTAGTGAAAGGATTGCATGTATGAATTATGTGAGCCTAAGGAATGAATAATACACTTTTGGAGAGCGAGGCATAAACACGTCACGTTCTTGATAAAGAATTCTTGAAACAAGGTGGCAAGCCGGCTCCTCGTTGGGCAGGGCCATGAGGGAGTCTTCTCCcctacaagaaaaaaaaagagaatgagaatCAACAGCACTGAAGATATGGATTGCACTAGACATTTTATTGGACTTACCTGAGATTTATATATTCCAACAACATTGGGAATTTTTGCAGTCTTgtaatatataaatgaaatggACTCTTAACTCAGGGACTCTTTATTTGCATATTAACTTTTGTATTTCAGTACATTGGAAGTTTCTGTGGTCCATATAATTGTTCTATAAATGATGTGAATGTTATATAATTGTGATACTTGATCCAGATTCTCTGGATGTACATTAGAATTTTGATTTACTGTACATAGCATAATTTCGTGTTTTAGACCTTAGTAGTTAGAAGGTTATGGTGGCACTTCTTTTTGGTGATTTGGCTAATTACTGTAACACTCTCTTGTGGTGGGATGCCAAACTGGCAGGAAGTGTCAGTATGTTGTGGGAGAAGGCAAATGGTGTAGCTTTGCCTTGGTCACAGCCTCTCATAAGGCCTAGGCCACAGTTGCCAGGCCCCAGGTAGGGTGCAGCGATGTTTTAACTTGCCTTGGAGCTGGTGCGGACAGCATTGGAGAGAGGAGAGCGCTCAGAGTGGCAAAATGCATTGAGCTAGCCCTGTTAGGGCACAATCTTTATGTGTTGGCTGTCTTGGGACCCTTGACTTCTGACTTCTCAGGCcatgtgtcatgtctgtacccttacatccatgtcattgctctatgtggtgaaccattgctaatgctgtaccttattGTCATTTttcaaatgctctaaccatcacttttatttctcatagaatcatagagttggaaggggccatacagaccatctagtccaatcccctgcccagtgcaggatcagcctaaagcatctctgacaagtattcatccagcctcttcttgaaaactgcaagtgagggggagctcaccacctcctgaagcagctgattccacttttgaactactcaagcagcctgagaacacagcctgagaacacagctgtcttatctccttcctttgaagctcccagaagtgaccttgcactgtctgaaatgttacagcttaatcttatgccttttatCCTGTCTAGCCATATGTATAAACCCTGGAAGAAATTCCCAGGCCATTTCTCATGCAAatctgtggtctaggtgggaggggggaaatgagcaggtatttaacaacatcaacaaaaacaacattcaatttatataccgcccttcaggacaacttaatgcccactcagagcagtttacaaagtatgtcattattatccgcacaacaaaacaccctgtgaagtgggtggagatGTACCCttttcaagtttctattcctgtcaaggaagcatgtactgcttagatgctttcttgcttctgagtaattctatggacatatatatatatggaaatgattggatttctgaataaaaccatttaaccaagagctcggacttcttgttgcaatggtacacaGACCTgcctaccatatcctgtcacccatagcctgacaccatGTTTCTCTCCTTTTGCCGTGTTTTTGGGAAAGCCCAGAGAACTGCAGATATCACCAAGGCACCTCAGTGATACAAGCTTCCTGGTTGggatcctcccctcccctcaattaCATAAAAGCCATGTGTGTGTTTGATAATAGCAGTCCGGCTCTCTGGTGCGAGGATTACTGGTGATGGTTTTTACATAATGGATTAGCCACAGTTAAGCATCTTATTGAAGTCCTGGAGGGAAAAATGGTAATTAGTGCCTTTCCAGACCCCCTTATTTAAAGGCTGCTAGTCTAATCCATTAACATATGAACCTCTTTGGAACTGCGAAGGAAGCCAGATACCGAATAAATTGCTGAAGCTCTTTGAATTGATCAGGTAGGTCTCTCAATGGCTATACGCACTCTAAATTTTATGCCATTTTACTCCTGCTCCACTGAGAAGTCTAGCTGCCTGGGGATTCTTTAGAAAGAAAATCCCAGTTCTTTCGAGTGCATCCAGACAACATTTTAAATGTGAAATCTGATAATCAGGCCTGGCGGCAATGGAAGTAGTATGCTTTTATGACACAGATAGTATAAGCCATTTTTCATGGTCATACATGGTCATACATGGTCATACTGTTTTTAGATACAGTATAGTCCATTTTTCTTTTGAGAATATTTCTATCTCCACCTCTCCAGACAGCCTGTTTGGGGCAGCTTGATAACAGGATTAAATGACACATTTCTAAAAGGCATTTGCAAATTAGGCCCATAGAGTGGTTTGTGTAGGGCTGTTggtactttatttatttgttttatttggtggtgttggagagtgctgtcaagtcatggctgacttatggtgacccctggtggggtttccatggcaagaggcttacagaggtggtttgccattgcctgcctctgcaaccctggtcttcgttggaggtctcccatccaattactaaccaaggtcgaccctgcttagcttccaagatctgataaaatTGGGTTTGTCtgagctattcaggtcagggcatgttttatttataccctgctgttttccccaatggggacccaaaatgcctTATCATATCGTTcccctctactccattttatcttcacaacaacactgtgaagttGGCTATACCAAGAGACTGCGATGGACCCAAGGccacccggtgagcttccatggcagagcaaggattcgaacctggttttcccagattctagcccagctttctaaccactatgccttgctttttttaaaaaaaaaaattattggtgagcataatttcaaacaatatttcaatcaaaccctatctgattaaatctaacctaatccccaccctttcccccctccttcttgacttccaacagctttccaaccctctaccccttttattacttaacatatcctatattaaacaatcaagcatccctacataacaatccttactctaagccctaattactctataatctatacatactatattaattttactgatatttcttcccaaaattaataacatacttatcaaattaattttactaatacttcttcccataattaacagcatacttctcatatcttatacttaaccataattcaaacttaatgatagttaagttaatattctaacttaataACCACTATGCCTTGCTGATGGTAGGAACTCTTCCACTAGCAGTTTGAGGTGTTAGAGTATTGGGGAAACTCATGGGAGCACAGAGCAGTGGCTGGGCATGTCCTTTGCCTACAGAATGGtgcaggttcagtccccaacatctTCAGATCCTCCTTTTCCTAAGCCACTGAGAGAACCATCACTAGAGTAGGGAGTACTGAGAGGCAGAAACCAATGGCCTGACTTGGGATACGTTCATATGATTCTGCTGTTTAAGTAACTTAATGCTGCATCAATCCTTTGGAAGGATTCCAGGGTCAGCACAGGATTCTGCATCCATAGTAGCGTTCTGGAGCTGGATTATAGAAATctctttattttaaattatatgtGATCCGTCTGTTAGCTGcacttcccccttccttccccctagTCCCAATTAATACTCTAGCTTGACGCCCTGAAGTGGCTTGTCCTTTCTGGCAACCTTAAAGCAAAGGAGATTCACATATATAATTGAATTCTCTGTGCAGATCTCCTCTGTTGGAGGTGAACAGAGGCAGGTACATAATCTGTCTGTGGCCCGTTCCAGATGGTGGAGAGAGCGAGCAGACATTTGCCCCAGAACAAGGAGGGGCCCtcgacttcttttttttttttaattttagcaAGACATTTCTGTActgccacttttctcccaaagagAGCCACAGGCATTTCTAAAATACAAAACAACCAGTTTAAGAGCCGGACTTCAACTGAAACGCTGGTGAGGCTCAAAACTGGGGAgaacttgtccccccccccatttgtagGTGCCAAATAAGCAGCAAGGAGTTGTTTCTGTAACTGAAAAGGCatgaggtggggggagaagagcTCCTGGGGCTGCCCTACCGTAGCACATGCGCTCTGGACCAGAGCCTTgtaggagttttttttaaagaactacaaatgcttctaaaattgCATTGATTGCCACACgatggacctgtggctgctgtcacttgtagtttggattTAAGTGATGCAGTTAAAATAAAATGCAACACACACATCTCCCGGGCAGGTCTGAATTAACTGAGCTGGCTACCCCAGGCTCAGGTTGCAAGCCACAGATGAAGGTTGGCTTCCTTTGTCTCACACCTCTGGGTGTGCTCAGACTAGGCACCTGCAACCAGAGAAGATGACAAACTTAGTCCAAGTGAAGTTCAGCTGCGGATAGCAAGCTAGCAGGATCTTCCaaactccaaccccccccccttcaattgaGTCTCACTTGCCAGAAGGATAGTCGAGGCGTGGAAGGAATTCCATGCTCTGTCAGGTTAAGGACATGCATCATGGGTCTAAGAACCTCCAGCTGTAATACAGCAAACATCTGGATCTAGGTAAAATCCAGTTGTGCTTCATTGCTACTGCACTGTGTTGATACACTTATGCTTTCCCATCTACACTGTGGTGCATGAGGAAGTAAGCTTCTTTCTCGTGCTATAAATTTCTAGGTGTCAATTGGCAAATCAGCGTTTGGGCTGCATCACATCAGACAGCAGAGAGGAGCTCATGAGGTGGAGTCCTTCTCCAAACTATTTACTTACATCATGTATAGTCAAAAGCATCCCCTGTTCATAGAACATCTCCTCCAGGCATCTAGTTTTCTAGCTTTGTTTTCTCTGAAGCATCTTTTTTCTGCATAGAAGAGCATTTTATTGTGCGATCCCATCTGCAGCCCAGACGCGAGTTTACTCAGTGTGAACAAGGCCTTTAAATTGCGTCCAGTTGCATGCAATCCgagtgtcaggcctggctaggggattctctcagactctccacttcatccaacacggttgtatgtgttaaaggtctttatttagataAAACTCCCAGAAGTGCACTgttacatagtaattgcctggaatgctgaagcaaagtcttccctgagaggttatacCCCCAAGTCCCCTCCCCGcagttcaaacaagtcagttgaagtcagtgaaagTCCAGAAAAAGATGTAAAGCTGAATATCTCAAGGTTGGTTCCCACATTTTCCCGGCTGTACTGATAAGACCTTTTAGCAAAGTGTAGCCAAGATCCAGTAAAGGAAGAAAGCCACACTataggaagaaagcccatccccccccccccccgccgtagatatacattcacagatatggcaggcaggctggcttgcctgcctgacatctAGCTGGATTGGGCCTTGGGTATTTATCGACAGAAATGGTGTGTGTTAGCCCCAGAGACTAATTTATGTGTAAACATGCACAAGATTGAGATGCGAAGGTTTCAGAATTAGTGCTTTAAGGAAGAGAATTGGTAGAGGAAATTGAAAGGGTATTTACATTATTGATGCCAAGGAGCATGAAAGTCATTAGCTGTGGTTCATCAAAATATAAAGGATGTCCAAAGCCACAAACAGAAATTAACTGGGCAATTAATGAACTTGATTTCTGACTAATTTAAGCTGCCATCTCTGCTGGGTAAATGCAAACAGGATAATCTGTGTAATTGTCCTCCTGTTATTGTCAATAATGAGAATGTTCTTCCAGAAAGCaaaaaatggaatataaattttTTTCTGGCCCTCATCATAcgtgtgtgtgactggtaagCTCAAATTTAACACGTAAAAAATGGATTCTGCTCTGGTCGGTGTTTGCTTTTGAAACAGTGGTATGCTATGACTTTAGCAGTAATAATCTGAAGGCTCCCGCTTTTGTTTGATAAATATACTTGCCTATGATCCAAAGGGGCTGTGTTCAGTTTTATATCACTGCCCTATCCCTTGAGGATAACTAGCATAGTTCACAGTTGGGGATAACTTGGTGCAGACTGTTAGATTTTGCAGTTTTTCAGAAATGTGGATTCCTCTAGTAAAATGCATTGGCTAGGGCTTGGGTAAATATAGTCAATCGTCACAGCAGATTGTCAGAGAATGAAAGCAAAGTAGTTAACTAAATAtgatccccccccttttctctagAGCTGAACAGCTGCGCTGCCTTACAGAATGAGACACACACAGTGCACATTCCTGGTGGTTCTTCTTTCCATCTTTGATGACTGCTTGGCACAGACTTCGTGTGCAGTAGAGTCTTTCTCTGTGAAGGAAAATTTTGACCCCCAGAGGGTAACTATGAACACTTTCTAATCTGGAGGGCAATTCAACACTCGTTCAGGGCAGATCTGCATGTATGGCTCCCAAACCTCCCTTTTTGCTTTGTCAGATACGCCACAGTGTTTCGTAAATATTTAAAGAACATATCTCAAATATTTAGAACTGTCATCTCCGGTTGTAATTTTAATCTACCTTGTAGGAATCTTGTTTGATAGTTTAGGCTCGGAACACACGTTATCTGCAGCAGTGCGGAAACCATTGTGGCATGCCGGCTcctgcatcacttctggaaacGTTTGAAGGACGGCCATCCTAGGCATGGGACCAATCATGTAATTGCAGCTCGGCCTGAAGTTGTACAATCCAGGAGCTTCTTTTGTCACTCGACTCTGTATAAACTGGTCCTCAACTGTGACTCTCTCATGGAAGAATTCCGAGAGACGGAGGCCTGAATCCAGCACATCAGCTCCATTCTCTTCTTCCTGCTCTGCAGCCTTGAGTACAGTATTTTGGGGGGACATTTTGGgttgcagcagcaggaggaagcaAGAAGGTTGGAAATAGTTTGTCCGTGGAAGTGTGCTGATGGATCCAAGCCACCAGTGGATTTTACACCTCaaataggccgttttcacactgcttaccggccacagaacatccgtaccgagctcccggaacaacagcgtcttcctggtacgatttcacatgagaactgctgttctcgcacaaaatcacaccaggaagacgctgtcgttccgggaccTCGGTGTGATGTTCCAtgcccggtaagcagtgtgaaaagggccatactACTTAATTGACAGTTCTAACATTTGGATTTTGGTTAGCACGTGGCTTGCCTTGAGGTTTAGGGGATCAGATAGCTGGCTTATCATCTCCTCCCAGGTCTAGTTGTAATCCAGCTTTCTGCCATGTCCCTCCTGCTAACTTTAAATGTCTTGTTGTTTTTAGTATGCGGGTAAATGGTACGCCCTGGCTAAGAAAGACCCAGAAGGCCTATTTCTACAAGATAACATCTCAGCTGAATACACAATCGAGGAGGATGGCACTATGATTGCGTCTTCTAAAGGCCGAGTGAAGCTTTTTGGGTACGTCATCAGATGGCCAAGAGGAGGCAACGACGGCTTCTAAACATTCCCGGGTCACCTGCTTCTATGACATAGGCTTGGACCCTAAAAAGTGCCAGCAGAATTGCACTACAGGAAGGCAACATCTCTGTCCCCTCCCCTTTCACTCCAGCCTTGTGTGACCCCTGAAATTGTGCTTCTGCATTATCACTGGACCCCGAGAAACAGTGTGGCAGTAGTCAAGTGGGAGTCTATAGCAGCAATAGGGAATCAGTCCAAATTTCCCTAGCTTCCTTTTTAGCTTTAATACGAAGGAGTGTTCAACAATTATGTATCTCAACCTGCAGTTTGAAATGGTATAGATCAGCAACAGATGTGtgattggcagtgcaatccttaacagaTTTACACTttactaagtccattgaagtcaatgggctcagaagggtataattctttTAGGATTACAATGCCAGTGTATTTGGCCTCTTGGCAATTGGTTAGCGTAAAGAAAAGGaaggtaataaatgcaatagttTAGGGGACCAGCCCAAAGCACCTCGTGGGTTGGTAATGAAACAGTCTAAAGCCAGTTTGCTAAAGCAAGCAGTCTTAAATTAATGTGGAGATGCTTAGCAAGATTAGCAGGAAGAGGTAATTTGGGGAAGCAAGAAAGTGGAGAGTCAAGCAGGATACTTACAAGGCAATCCAATGCATTATGTTCAAGGCGATACACAATCCAACGCAATTACTCCAAtcttaaacccattgatttcaatggatttagagtaactcagcataggattaCGCTATTAGTTTGGGAGACCAATATTCAGGACTGGTCTCTTGCATTGATCTGGTTGCACAGGAACGATATGGCTGCTGGCTCTTTTACACACCATTCCAGCGAGAATATGGAGATCAAGTGGATGGACCAACGATTTTCCAAGCCATTATTGATCCTTTCTGTGGGTGTGGTGATGCCAGTGTGAAAAGTGACCAGGGTAGCCTTTTCCATGGGATCTCAGTGTTAACAGCTGAGAATGCCAGAGATGTCTAACTTACACATCATAGTGAAAGACCCCATGTAGGTGTCTCAGCTGAGCGTGCAAAGCCAAGCCTGGTCCATACACGTAGAAGAATGCAGTAGGGCTCTGAGGTTGTACAGGGAAGGGAGCTACTCCAGGCATTGAGCTGTGCCAGTTTTTTGAATGCAAAAGCTTCCCTGCAGATGCAAACAAACTAGATAATCTGAGCTGTTCTGCTTTGTATTTATGGGAATTTGTATTCAGAAAATTTTGGACTGCACTTGCGGCCCACAGTGGCCCAGTCTGTTCTGTCTGTCCAGGTCCCATTCTGCTGTTTATATCAAGGCCGATGCATTGTGTTCAAAGTGATACACCAATTGTGATATATCAATTGGTTCAAGTGCTGAGCACAAATGCATGAGCCCTTGCTGTCCAAGACTACAGCGTGCCATTAGCTTTGAAGCTGAGCATACTTGTGTAAATGCAAGCAACATTGCTGATGGGTCTGTGCTGGTGTTGGCCTCCTACAACACAGTAGGCTAGGTTATGTCAGAACTTTTGCTTCATAGAGGCAATGTAGAAACCAGGAAGGGATGCAGGGGGATACTGCAGCAGGCTACCCGTGTGTTCAAATTCCTCTTGGTTTCAGATTCTGGGTGATCTGTGCAGACATGGCGGCCCAATACTCAGTGCCTGACCCCGCCACACCAGCAAAAATGTTCATGAATTATCAAGGCCTGGCCAGTTATTTGTCCAGTGGAGGTAAGAAAGACATCACTTGCTTGTGGCTGTAACACAAAGGAAAAAAGAGTGTGTGGTGTTAAACCTAGAAACAGGGTTGCCAAACGTGCCCTGGGGTTTCCCTGGAaatactactgatctccagaccatagatataagttcccatggagaaaatggcagctttggatggcAAACTCTGGCATTGCATCTCCACTGAGCTCCTCCTCAAGAACTGtaggaatttcctaagctggaGTTCAGAAAACGACTTAGATGTGCCTGAGAACTGTAGAATGAGGCTGAACAGAGTGTCCAAGGTTCCTCCAGACACTACCTTAGTAGCATGGGAGCTGCTAAGCCATTAGGAAGGAGGGACAGAGAGTTGGCAGGCTCTTTCCCAGAAATTTCCTCCTTTCTTTGCTGGTCAGGAGTGTGTCCAAAAGCCAGCCCTCCTGAGCTTCCATGCATTGTGAGGCTCTGCACGCAAGTTCCATTTTTATCCTATAGCttgagggtggtggtggtcatgCATGCAGTGAGGCCTGGGCTTAGAAAgcttcacattaaaaaaataaaataaaatggccaccaaaacCATGCCCGTAAATACAATGAATATATTGCAAACATCCCCACATCCCCAGATAGCATCCGttaaaatcacagagttggatGCAGCAGTATTTTCCATCGATGGAAAATATTTCTGTTGGATGTACTTGGATCACCAGTCCTGCTGAAATCCAAAACACTCTTTGAAATGTTGCTGCTGGAGAACAggggggaacacacacacacacacaccccggacaGCATAAGCTCTGCAGTGGTTCAATTCCCCTTTCCTGTTAACAGAAACTTCTCTCTGAATCCAACCCATAGTTAAGAagagggatgctgtgaatttctcaGCAAACCTGTTTGGCAGACAAACCGACCTTGTATGACACTCACTGCTGGGGAGAGAGCAAAGTTTCCCCTGCAGGAGATCAGAAGCTGGTCTCTcgtcatctgagggccaagctagatgtgcaggtttttaatgcGCTTGGTCTGGGATCCCCAACTCCAGTTCCCTGTGGCTACaaagcagctttggggagtacctgttaaaaataaagcaggCCCTAAAGGgcttcagaatgcctccatgaggggaggaggggctccccctcccaagctgtttcccatgtcaaaatagcatggaggaagggtttcccccatttttttctgCACCACGTgtattctgtgcacgtggagcagtaaaaattgGAGGCGGGAAGAATCCTCCCATGCTATTTTAacaggggaaatggcttgaggggggaggaaggagcccccccccccagaagcattctgaggccatttggactCTTGtactttttaacagccatttactttttaactgctgcggAAACCTGAGCTCAGCCTGGGAAaccagacccagctctttaaaaacctacacatctagcttggccctttgtgtCGGCATCTAATGGCTGCAAGTAGCCTGTTTCTGCAAATACACACAAAGAGATTGCAAACTGCCAGACAGCCAATTAATTGGCTGCCTGCCACTGGCACACGGGAAGTGAGCCATtctggcaggtgtttgagcaaACCTAGTTAAGAAGGAAACTCTCAACTCCTACGTTACTTAAAAATTTAGTAACAGGAT
This genomic window from Eublepharis macularius isolate TG4126 chromosome 8, MPM_Emac_v1.0, whole genome shotgun sequence contains:
- the LOC129335182 gene encoding purpurin-like, encoding MRHTQCTFLVVLLSIFDDCLAQTSCAVESFSVKENFDPQRYAGKWYALAKKDPEGLFLQDNISAEYTIEEDGTMIASSKGRVKLFGFWVICADMAAQYSVPDPATPAKMFMNYQGLASYLSSGGDNYWVIDTDYDNYAITYACRSLKEDGSCDDGYAIIFSRNPQGLPPAIQRVVRRKQEEICMSGQFQPVLQSGAGDSQCKNLSLPMTTWDSLVESSRLKKDDMGMFKRHERSCRKNCSLHFE